From the Mesotoga infera genome, one window contains:
- a CDS encoding YgeY family selenium metabolism-linked hydrolase encodes MSRDLLTKAESYREELTEFLRDLVSIKSFSAGEREVVQRIRKEMEKVGFDEVRIDGLGNILGRIGSGKRVIAMDAHIDTVEVGNEKLWEVDPFGGVVSDGVIYGRGASDQKAGMAAMVYGARIMKEEGLLGDFTLYVTGTVMEEDCDGLCWRYIIKEDGIIPDYVVITEPTNLNIYRGHRGRMELQVRTSGLSCHASAPERGINAIYKMSRIIEEIERLNERLTDDSFLGKGTIAVTQIFFKSPSQNAVADECTIQLDRRLTAGETKETVIRELQEAIQMAGEEAEIVELFYERPSYTGTVYPVEKYFPTWLMEEDSEIVQKTVNTYREVFGEEPFVDKWTFSTNGIATAGVFSIPTIGFGPANEIFAHSPDDQCPVDHLVRAAAMYALLPLRLSQ; translated from the coding sequence GTGTCGAGAGATCTTCTTACCAAGGCTGAATCATACCGCGAGGAACTTACAGAATTTCTTAGAGATCTTGTTAGTATCAAGAGCTTCTCCGCCGGCGAAAGAGAAGTGGTCCAGAGAATTCGAAAAGAGATGGAGAAAGTTGGATTCGATGAAGTTAGGATAGATGGACTGGGGAATATTCTTGGCAGAATAGGATCCGGCAAGAGAGTGATTGCAATGGACGCCCACATCGATACCGTCGAAGTCGGAAACGAGAAGCTCTGGGAAGTAGATCCCTTCGGCGGAGTGGTCTCTGACGGAGTAATCTACGGAAGGGGAGCTTCAGATCAAAAGGCCGGAATGGCAGCAATGGTCTATGGAGCCAGGATAATGAAAGAAGAGGGGCTTCTGGGAGACTTCACCCTTTACGTTACAGGAACGGTAATGGAAGAGGATTGCGACGGTCTGTGCTGGAGATACATAATCAAGGAAGACGGTATAATACCGGATTATGTCGTCATTACCGAACCGACGAACTTGAACATCTACAGGGGACACAGGGGAAGAATGGAGCTTCAAGTGAGAACCTCGGGACTCTCCTGTCACGCGAGCGCTCCCGAGCGCGGGATTAACGCAATATACAAGATGAGCCGAATCATTGAAGAAATCGAGAGATTAAATGAAAGACTCACGGACGATTCCTTCCTGGGAAAGGGAACGATAGCGGTAACACAGATATTCTTCAAATCCCCTTCACAAAACGCCGTTGCCGACGAGTGCACTATTCAGCTCGATAGGAGGCTCACAGCTGGAGAGACAAAAGAGACGGTCATCAGAGAGCTGCAAGAGGCCATTCAAATGGCCGGAGAAGAGGCGGAAATTGTCGAGCTCTTCTATGAAAGACCTTCCTATACAGGAACCGTCTATCCCGTCGAGAAGTACTTCCCGACGTGGTTAATGGAAGAGGACAGCGAAATAGTGCAGAAAACCGTAAACACCTACAGAGAAGTTTTCGGTGAGGAGCCTTTCGTTGACAAGTGGACATTCTCAACCAATGGAATCGCAACGGCCGGCGTTTTCTCGATCCCAACAATTGGATTTGGCCCTGCAAATGAGATCTTCGCACACAGTCCCGACGATCAATGCCCTGTCGATCATCTGGTAAGGGCGGCGGCTATGTATGCCCTTCTTCCATTAAGGCTTTCACAATAG
- a CDS encoding amidohydrolase, translated as MSFDLALENGTVCTGDRLFPANVYVTGEEVTVISSTSEKFPARETLDCSDLFLLPGFIDPHVHLSLNLGRYTSVDDFDSGSALALSGGVTTLIDFLDPVSSLSDFEKAKKSRMQTAADSRVDYAFHVTLAGSPEFSAEEIAEAAIEARMPSIKIFTTYSSSNRRTGDGMIYRLLSLSSKLGFVLLAHSENDEIINEIVSDYKSSTFRELSSLRPTISELSEVAKLALISLDRKGQLYVVHVSSGETTRTLSSMGGDWRDFTRLETCPQYLLLNNKPLEGEEGYLNTYCPPPRSENERLLLVSALQRGEISSIGTDHCPFLKQEKSENRADYSKMPNGSGSLGLSFATLNTLLNGNLVKVSALLSANPARIFGLFPKRGLLAPGSVANIAVVDRDAEITVFKSPFTRSDHSLYEGMKLKGSVEMVIHRGKISFKDGDVLLPKASGCFIQRGRVHWGEGKCR; from the coding sequence GTGAGTTTCGACCTCGCCCTTGAAAATGGAACTGTCTGTACCGGTGACAGGCTTTTCCCTGCAAATGTCTATGTGACGGGCGAGGAAGTCACAGTAATATCTTCAACTAGTGAAAAGTTTCCCGCAAGGGAAACTCTTGATTGCTCGGACTTGTTTTTGCTCCCAGGGTTTATCGATCCCCATGTGCATCTCAGTCTCAATCTGGGCAGGTACACTTCCGTCGATGATTTCGATTCGGGATCGGCTCTTGCCCTAAGTGGGGGAGTGACCACGCTGATAGATTTTCTCGATCCCGTCTCAAGTCTTTCAGACTTTGAGAAAGCAAAGAAGAGCCGGATGCAGACGGCTGCAGACAGCAGAGTAGATTATGCTTTTCACGTCACGCTTGCCGGGAGTCCCGAATTCTCTGCAGAAGAGATCGCGGAGGCGGCGATAGAGGCACGGATGCCTTCAATAAAGATCTTCACAACCTATAGTTCCTCCAATCGCAGAACGGGCGACGGGATGATTTACAGATTGCTTTCGCTTTCAAGTAAACTCGGATTCGTGTTACTTGCCCATTCGGAAAACGACGAGATAATCAACGAAATCGTTTCGGATTACAAAAGTTCGACCTTCAGAGAGCTCTCGTCTCTCAGGCCCACCATTAGTGAGCTGTCCGAAGTCGCCAAGCTCGCACTGATTTCGCTCGATAGAAAGGGTCAGCTTTATGTGGTTCATGTTTCGAGCGGAGAGACCACAAGAACGCTCTCTTCAATGGGTGGCGACTGGAGAGATTTCACAAGACTCGAGACCTGTCCACAATATCTTCTTCTGAACAACAAACCGCTTGAAGGAGAAGAAGGGTACCTCAACACCTACTGCCCCCCGCCCAGGAGCGAGAATGAGCGTCTATTATTAGTTTCTGCTCTGCAAAGGGGTGAGATATCCTCGATCGGAACGGACCACTGTCCCTTCCTCAAACAGGAAAAATCTGAGAATCGAGCCGATTATTCGAAAATGCCGAACGGCTCGGGATCACTGGGCCTTTCATTTGCTACTTTAAATACCCTGCTCAATGGAAATCTTGTCAAAGTCTCTGCCCTTCTTTCAGCGAATCCCGCCAGGATATTCGGTCTCTTTCCAAAAAGAGGACTCCTGGCTCCCGGTAGCGTGGCCAATATAGCAGTGGTTGACAGAGATGCGGAGATTACAGTGTTCAAGTCGCCTTTCACCAGGTCAGACCATTCACTGTATGAGGGAATGAAGCTCAAGGGCTCCGTTGAAATGGTAATCCACAGAGGAAAGATCTCCTTCAAGGATGGGGATGTGCTGCTTCCAAAGGCTTCGGGATGCTTCATCCAACGGGGAAGAGTACACTGGGGGGAAGGCAAATGCAGATAA
- a CDS encoding ornithine carbamoyltransferase, protein MSSILRGKDFITTQDFRRTEIDLMLDLSSDLKRRFATNDPTPLLPYQTVFLMFFDQSTRTRNSMEAGITQLGGHAHYLDPSTMQTAHGEVPRDTATILSRYGHAIAVRHCKFKAGNPYLRSLAEHSDVPILNLQDDVYHPMQVMADMMTIRERFGTNLSGLKVAITWAYAESHLKPLSVPQSQILLFTRYGMDVKLAYPKGFDLMPDIVDQARLNAEESGARFDILHDMDEAFKDADIVIPKSWGGFYVSDDPQEIMTEVRKNKDWICTPERMKLANKRAVYMHALPADRGREVVDEVIDGPQSIVIDEAENRLHTSKAVMALTMGGRP, encoded by the coding sequence ATGAGTAGTATTTTGAGAGGCAAAGACTTCATTACTACACAGGATTTCAGAAGAACGGAAATTGACCTTATGCTCGATCTATCTTCTGATCTGAAGAGAAGATTCGCAACGAATGATCCCACACCTTTGCTTCCATATCAGACGGTATTCTTGATGTTCTTCGATCAGTCCACCAGAACGCGAAATTCGATGGAAGCGGGAATAACCCAGCTTGGCGGTCATGCTCACTATTTAGATCCTTCAACGATGCAAACGGCTCATGGAGAGGTTCCTCGAGATACGGCCACGATTCTTTCGAGATACGGCCACGCTATTGCCGTCAGGCACTGCAAGTTCAAGGCGGGGAATCCTTACCTGAGATCTCTTGCCGAACATTCAGATGTTCCAATTCTCAATCTCCAGGATGACGTCTATCATCCTATGCAGGTTATGGCAGATATGATGACAATTCGAGAAAGATTCGGGACAAACTTGAGCGGCCTTAAAGTCGCAATAACCTGGGCCTACGCCGAGAGCCATCTCAAGCCTCTTTCCGTTCCGCAGTCCCAGATTCTTCTCTTCACTAGATACGGTATGGACGTGAAGTTAGCATATCCGAAAGGCTTCGATTTGATGCCCGACATAGTTGATCAGGCAAGGCTTAACGCAGAAGAGAGCGGGGCCAGGTTCGATATACTTCACGACATGGATGAGGCATTCAAAGATGCAGATATTGTGATTCCGAAATCATGGGGAGGATTCTATGTATCGGACGATCCTCAGGAGATCATGACGGAGGTCAGGAAGAACAAAGACTGGATTTGCACCCCCGAGAGAATGAAGCTTGCAAACAAGAGAGCGGTCTACATGCACGCGCTTCCAGCAGATCGAGGACGCGAAGTCGTGGACGAAGTGATCGACGGTCCGCAATCGATCGTAATAGACGAGGCCGAAAACAGACTTCACACCTCCAAGGCGGTCATGGCTCTCACAATGGGTGGAAGACCGTGA
- a CDS encoding amidohydrolase produces MQINGVSIFTNDGEFIERGYVRVENGEIVKVSAGDCKYDGENLYFEGRLLMPSLVNAHTHIYSTFSRGLRVSPFNPSSFTKLLEDLWWRLDRALTHEDLELSAYVAAIESLKGGVTSLFDHNSSPNAIEGSLDKIASSVNTVGLRYCGAYEVSDRDGLERRDRGIRENLDFSRENTAYKKGIFGFHASFTLSKETLSLASKEIAGRLPIHVHVAEGPEDQEHTFSLYDQRILERFHRAGLMIQNSLYAHCIHTTSSERALINDTKGYIVVNCQSNINNGVGFPEWKKFNDEGTNLLMGNDGYGFNLCHDARFMILCPHYVHRDPTASYSGDLTRSLFGSNYDLATGAFGVNLGTIREGSSADFIVLNYHSPTEITAENFLDHFFFGICDNISVSDAFVSGERILAEGKPTRIDEDDIYKEARRLYKAFEKRF; encoded by the coding sequence ATGCAGATAAACGGTGTTTCGATCTTCACAAATGACGGAGAGTTCATCGAAAGAGGGTACGTGAGAGTTGAAAATGGAGAGATTGTGAAAGTCTCTGCCGGCGATTGCAAGTATGATGGAGAGAATCTGTATTTCGAGGGCAGACTGCTGATGCCGTCGCTGGTAAATGCGCATACTCACATCTATTCGACTTTCTCGAGGGGATTGAGAGTGTCGCCCTTCAATCCCTCGTCCTTCACCAAGCTGCTGGAGGACTTATGGTGGCGGCTGGACAGAGCGTTGACTCATGAAGATCTGGAACTTTCCGCTTATGTCGCCGCCATAGAGTCTCTGAAAGGGGGAGTTACATCGCTCTTCGACCACAACTCCTCCCCAAATGCAATTGAGGGTTCTCTTGACAAGATAGCTTCTTCAGTAAATACTGTGGGCCTCAGATATTGCGGAGCCTATGAAGTCTCCGATCGAGACGGACTAGAACGACGAGACAGAGGAATTCGCGAGAATCTCGATTTCAGTAGAGAGAACACTGCTTATAAAAAAGGCATCTTCGGCTTTCACGCTTCTTTCACTCTCTCGAAGGAAACTCTATCTTTGGCCTCGAAGGAAATAGCCGGTAGGCTTCCGATACACGTTCATGTAGCCGAAGGACCCGAAGATCAGGAACACACGTTCAGCCTTTACGACCAGAGAATCCTGGAACGATTTCACAGAGCCGGACTCATGATTCAGAACTCGCTGTATGCGCATTGCATTCACACGACTTCATCTGAAAGGGCTCTCATAAACGATACGAAAGGCTATATAGTGGTCAACTGCCAGTCGAATATCAACAATGGCGTTGGCTTTCCAGAATGGAAGAAGTTCAATGATGAAGGTACTAACTTGCTGATGGGAAACGATGGTTACGGCTTCAATCTCTGTCACGATGCGAGATTTATGATCCTCTGCCCCCACTATGTTCATCGTGACCCGACAGCTAGCTATTCGGGCGATCTCACTCGTTCACTTTTTGGTTCGAATTATGATCTCGCAACGGGCGCATTCGGAGTGAATCTCGGAACGATCCGGGAAGGAAGTTCTGCAGATTTCATAGTCCTTAACTACCATAGTCCAACAGAGATCACTGCAGAAAATTTTTTGGATCATTTCTTCTTTGGAATCTGCGACAACATTTCGGTAAGCGACGCATTCGTGAGCGGAGAGAGAATACTCGCGGAAGGCAAACCTACAAGAATAGATGAAGACGATATATACAAAGAGGCGCGAAGACTGTACAAAGCTTTTGAGAAGAGGTTCTAA
- a CDS encoding dihydroorotate dehydrogenase translates to MNLSTEVAGIYLKNPLMPASGPLTGDHRKMRAIEMMGVGAMVTKTISTVAAKVPRPCI, encoded by the coding sequence ATGAATCTTTCGACAGAAGTGGCCGGAATTTATCTAAAGAATCCATTGATGCCTGCTTCCGGTCCACTCACAGGAGATCACAGAAAGATGCGCGCCATCGAGATGATGGGAGTCGGGGCAATGGTGACGAAAACCATATCCACCGTAGCCGCGAAGGTCCCGAGACCTTGCATA